Proteins from a genomic interval of Erwinia sp. SLM-02:
- a CDS encoding SDR family oxidoreductase, whose protein sequence is MPFSDYKTALVTGASAGMGEAIVERLCQEGIVVHAVARRHNELEQLAARTGCIPHAIDVSDVQALNELCRDLSIDILVNNAGVSHPGSILQSQESQIETQVDVNLRAVLHLCRLLVPGMVERDRGHVINITSIAAIYNFGGNSIYHATKAGVHALSRQLRVDCYGKRVRITEICPGRVATDIFGNVTGDKEAARREFIDGFELPTAKDIADTVAFAISAPLAVNIGNIEITPTLQVPGGLSTMRPGDFAR, encoded by the coding sequence ATGCCATTTTCAGATTATAAAACCGCACTGGTGACCGGCGCTTCCGCCGGAATGGGTGAAGCCATCGTTGAGCGTCTGTGCCAGGAGGGTATCGTGGTTCACGCGGTGGCCCGTCGTCATAACGAACTGGAGCAGCTGGCGGCGAGAACCGGCTGTATTCCCCACGCCATCGACGTCTCCGACGTGCAGGCGCTGAATGAGCTGTGCCGCGACCTGTCCATCGACATCCTGGTAAACAACGCCGGCGTTTCCCATCCCGGTTCCATTCTGCAATCGCAGGAGTCGCAGATCGAAACCCAGGTTGACGTCAATCTGCGCGCGGTGCTGCACCTCTGCCGCCTGCTGGTGCCGGGCATGGTCGAGCGCGACCGTGGCCACGTGATTAACATCACCTCGATTGCCGCAATTTACAACTTCGGCGGCAACTCCATTTATCACGCCACCAAAGCGGGCGTTCATGCGCTCTCACGCCAGCTGCGCGTGGACTGCTATGGCAAACGTGTGCGTATCACCGAGATCTGCCCGGGCCGCGTGGCGACCGATATCTTCGGCAACGTCACCGGGGATAAAGAGGCCGCGCGCCGCGAATTTATCGACGGCTTCGAACTGCCGACGGCGAAAGATATTGCCGATACCGTGGCCTTCGCCATCTCTGCGCCGCTGGCGGTGAATATCGGCAATATCGAGATTACCCCCACGCTGCAGGTGCCGGGCGGGTTATCCACCATGCGCCCCGGTGATTTTGCGCGTTAA
- a CDS encoding acetyl-CoA carboxylase biotin carboxyl carrier protein: MPTIRELQAITRRLRRSGIDSIEIKGDGYSVRIRCGAEGMPLTGAAFHTPSSALSVPNAQRPSTRTPAIATYPASPQPNLVELDAPMPGRIWLQDPLTGKRIAADGRTVKAGDLLALLQAGPICLPLRAGADGQLDEYAVAQGDRVEYGQPVVRIVKTEAAP, translated from the coding sequence ATGCCCACCATTCGTGAACTTCAGGCCATTACCCGCCGACTGCGGCGCAGTGGCATAGACAGCATTGAGATTAAAGGCGACGGCTACAGCGTGCGCATTCGCTGCGGCGCTGAAGGGATGCCGCTAACCGGTGCCGCATTCCATACGCCGTCATCAGCATTATCCGTTCCCAATGCACAACGGCCATCAACGCGTACGCCCGCTATTGCGACTTATCCTGCATCCCCGCAGCCCAACCTCGTTGAGCTGGACGCGCCGATGCCGGGGCGCATCTGGCTGCAGGACCCGCTGACCGGCAAACGCATCGCCGCCGACGGCCGCACGGTGAAAGCCGGCGATCTGCTGGCGCTGCTGCAGGCCGGACCGATCTGTCTGCCGCTGCGGGCCGGGGCCGACGGGCAACTGGATGAGTACGCGGTTGCGCAGGGCGATCGGGTGGAGTACGGCCAGCCGGTGGTTCGCATCGTTAAAACGGAGGCAGCACCATGA
- a CDS encoding amino acid ABC transporter ATP-binding protein has protein sequence MSPIIHFNQVNKWYGAYHALADLNAEVNSGEVVVVCGPSGSGKSTLIRTVNRLEPIQQGQIVFDGLDIHGASTQQNRLRARIGFVFQSFNLFPHLSVIDNVMLSPIKVLGVRRSEAKQHALALLERVGLAHKANAWPAQLSGGQQQRVAIARALAMKPPVMLFDEPTSALDPEMVGEVLNVMRSLANEGMTMMCVTHEMNFAREVADTIWFMDEGKILEKAEPDAFFTRPQHPRAQRFLTDLRQH, from the coding sequence ATGAGTCCGATCATTCACTTTAACCAGGTTAACAAGTGGTACGGCGCCTATCACGCGCTCGCCGACCTCAACGCGGAAGTGAACAGCGGCGAGGTGGTGGTGGTCTGTGGGCCGTCCGGCTCCGGCAAATCCACGCTGATCCGCACCGTCAACCGGCTGGAGCCGATCCAGCAGGGCCAGATTGTCTTCGACGGGCTGGATATTCACGGGGCCAGCACCCAGCAAAACCGGCTGCGGGCGCGGATCGGCTTCGTCTTTCAGAGCTTTAACCTGTTTCCACACCTGTCGGTGATCGACAACGTCATGCTCTCTCCGATCAAGGTGCTGGGCGTGCGGCGCAGCGAGGCGAAGCAGCATGCCCTGGCGCTGCTGGAGCGGGTGGGTCTGGCGCACAAGGCCAACGCCTGGCCCGCGCAGCTCTCCGGCGGCCAGCAGCAGCGCGTGGCGATTGCCCGGGCGCTGGCGATGAAGCCGCCGGTGATGCTGTTTGATGAACCGACCTCGGCGCTGGACCCGGAAATGGTCGGCGAGGTGCTGAACGTGATGCGCAGCCTGGCGAACGAAGGCATGACCATGATGTGCGTGACCCATGAAATGAATTTTGCCCGCGAGGTGGCGGATACCATCTGGTTTATGGATGAAGGAAAAATACTGGAAAAGGCTGAGCCAGACGCCTTCTTTACCCGTCCCCAGCACCCGCGCGCGCAACGTTTCCTTACCGACCTGCGTCAGCACTGA
- a CDS encoding amino acid ABC transporter permease, producing MSEMLTILQQNGMLFLMGQYPNGPLGGVLCTLLVSLMAIVLALPIGVLLGVARISPYRMLRWPATVWVYVLRGVPLLMVIFWTYFCVPLLLGHTLSGFGTMLVTLVIYESAYIAEIVRAGIQALPQGQYEASRALGMSYTRTFRLVILPQALYNMLPSLVSQLVSIIKDSTLGYVINVPELTFAANQVNNQLLTKPFQVFAIVAISYYIICFSLTWLAGYLERRIAAKRRGPAVSSAPQPAALLVNKPAIEE from the coding sequence ATGAGTGAAATGCTGACGATTTTACAGCAGAACGGCATGCTGTTCCTGATGGGGCAGTATCCCAACGGCCCGCTGGGCGGGGTGCTCTGTACGCTGCTGGTATCGCTGATGGCGATTGTGCTGGCGCTGCCGATCGGCGTGCTGCTGGGCGTGGCGCGCATCTCGCCGTACCGCATGCTGCGCTGGCCCGCCACCGTCTGGGTCTATGTGCTGCGCGGCGTGCCGCTGCTGATGGTGATCTTCTGGACCTACTTCTGCGTGCCGCTGCTGCTGGGCCACACGCTGAGCGGCTTCGGCACCATGCTGGTCACGTTAGTTATCTATGAAAGCGCCTACATTGCGGAAATTGTCCGCGCCGGGATCCAGGCGCTGCCGCAGGGGCAGTACGAAGCCTCCCGCGCCCTGGGCATGAGCTACACCCGCACCTTCCGGCTGGTGATCCTGCCGCAGGCGCTCTACAACATGCTGCCGAGCCTGGTCAGCCAGCTGGTGTCGATTATCAAAGACAGCACCCTCGGCTACGTGATCAACGTGCCGGAGCTGACCTTTGCCGCCAATCAGGTGAATAACCAGCTGCTGACCAAGCCGTTTCAGGTGTTCGCCATTGTCGCCATCAGCTACTACATCATCTGCTTCAGCCTGACGTGGCTGGCCGGTTATCTGGAACGGCGCATCGCCGCCAAACGACGCGGCCCCGCCGTCAGCTCAGCACCGCAGCCCGCCGCGCTGCTGGTCAACAAACCCGCTATCGAGGAGTAA
- the pxpB gene encoding 5-oxoprolinase subunit PxpB has protein sequence MDPARQLQAPQISWLGTHAVLFEAPGEITLENQQRIWALADYASGLAAIRGVVPGMNNLMLVFGPQMSGGEQLFDHLRQQWQRGESKTFSGRVIELDVTYGGEPGPHICDVAEHTGMTIQEIVQRHTEPLYPVYALGSHPGYCYLGNMDPQLATPRRASPVQSIPGGSVSIGGVQTGVSASPGPSGWNTIGRTDFVFFDAHAAPPVRLQPGDSIRFRVSRVLA, from the coding sequence ATGGACCCAGCACGTCAGTTACAGGCCCCGCAAATTAGCTGGCTTGGCACCCACGCGGTACTGTTTGAAGCCCCCGGCGAGATCACCCTGGAAAACCAGCAGCGCATCTGGGCGCTGGCCGATTACGCCAGCGGGCTGGCCGCCATTCGCGGCGTGGTGCCGGGCATGAATAACCTGATGCTGGTCTTTGGCCCGCAGATGAGCGGGGGCGAGCAGCTGTTTGACCACCTGCGCCAGCAGTGGCAGCGCGGTGAAAGCAAAACCTTCTCCGGCCGGGTGATTGAGCTGGATGTCACCTACGGCGGCGAGCCGGGGCCGCATATCTGCGACGTGGCCGAACACACCGGCATGACCATTCAGGAGATCGTGCAGCGCCACACCGAACCGCTGTACCCGGTGTATGCCCTCGGCAGCCATCCGGGCTACTGCTACCTCGGCAACATGGATCCGCAGCTGGCCACCCCGCGCCGCGCCAGCCCGGTGCAGAGCATTCCCGGCGGATCGGTGTCCATCGGCGGCGTTCAGACCGGCGTTTCCGCCTCTCCCGGCCCCAGCGGCTGGAACACCATTGGCCGTACCGACTTCGTTTTCTTTGATGCCCACGCCGCGCCGCCGGTGCGGCTCCAGCCCGGCGACAGCATTCGCTTCCGGGTAAGCAGGGTACTGGCATGA
- a CDS encoding biotin-dependent carboxyltransferase family protein produces MIVIERTTALSSVQDEGRFGALHFGVGTAGVMDPLALRLGNALLGNQPDDAVIEIPLFPFRLRFTRDCAFAISGGDSPAMLGDRRIPAWWVAQAKAGEVLTLHASRFSARSYLHLPGGVDVPKVLGSRSTQLRGEFGGFHGRGLQQGDRLSAARDAYRGAVDFGIASPRLSLCDRPDGVPQIRVLPAAEYGAFTDASVARFWQQQWRVSPQSNRYGYRLDGEGLVAKAPLEMRSHGIIPGVIQVTHSGQPIIQMRDAQPSGGYPKLGTVIDADMWLLGQVPVGSNVQFVEVNWPQADEAERQQQRWLAGLCQRIDDYRRCPL; encoded by the coding sequence ATGATCGTCATTGAACGCACTACCGCGCTGTCCAGCGTGCAGGACGAGGGCCGCTTTGGCGCGCTGCACTTCGGTGTGGGAACCGCCGGCGTGATGGACCCGCTGGCGCTGCGGCTGGGCAACGCGCTGCTCGGCAACCAGCCGGACGATGCGGTGATTGAGATCCCCCTGTTCCCGTTCCGCCTGCGCTTCACCCGCGACTGCGCCTTTGCCATCAGCGGCGGAGACAGCCCGGCGATGCTCGGCGATCGGCGTATTCCGGCCTGGTGGGTGGCGCAGGCGAAGGCGGGCGAGGTGCTGACCCTGCACGCCTCGCGCTTCTCGGCGCGCAGCTATCTGCATCTGCCCGGCGGGGTTGACGTGCCGAAGGTACTGGGGTCGCGCAGCACCCAGCTCAGGGGCGAATTTGGCGGCTTCCACGGCCGCGGACTGCAGCAGGGCGACAGGCTCAGCGCCGCCCGCGACGCGTATCGGGGCGCGGTGGACTTCGGCATTGCCTCTCCGCGCCTGAGCCTGTGCGACCGCCCTGACGGCGTGCCGCAGATCCGCGTGCTCCCTGCGGCGGAGTACGGTGCCTTTACCGACGCATCGGTGGCGCGCTTCTGGCAGCAGCAGTGGCGCGTTTCACCGCAGAGCAACCGCTACGGCTACCGGCTGGACGGCGAAGGGCTGGTGGCGAAAGCACCGCTGGAGATGCGATCCCACGGCATTATTCCCGGGGTTATCCAGGTGACCCACAGCGGCCAGCCGATTATTCAGATGCGCGACGCCCAGCCGAGCGGCGGCTACCCGAAACTCGGCACGGTAATCGATGCCGATATGTGGCTGCTGGGCCAGGTGCCGGTAGGCAGCAACGTACAGTTTGTTGAGGTGAACTGGCCGCAGGCCGACGAGGCGGAACGTCAGCAGCAGCGATGGCTGGCGGGGCTCTGCCAGCGTATTGACGACTACCGCCGCTGCCCGCTTTAA
- a CDS encoding LamB/YcsF family protein: MRSIDLNADLGEGFGDWRIGDDAGLMALISSANVACGFHAGDAAIMASSVALAKRYGVDLGAHVGFPDLAGFGRRRMQIDTQTLAHYVTYQLGALAAFARVADYPLSHMSFHGALGNMAAEDEALARPLLAAVKAFDPDLIISTTAANAVERCARELGLRVACTFLADRAYQASGLLVPRGTPGAVIHDPQQVSQRVIDLLKTGCVTAIDGTRLPMAISSILMHGDTPGSLALIAQLRTDIAAQGGEIRPISKHFY, translated from the coding sequence ATGAGAAGCATCGATCTTAACGCCGACCTCGGTGAAGGCTTTGGCGACTGGCGCATCGGCGATGATGCCGGGTTAATGGCGCTGATCAGCTCCGCCAACGTCGCCTGCGGCTTCCACGCCGGGGACGCGGCGATCATGGCCAGCAGCGTGGCGCTGGCAAAACGCTACGGCGTGGATCTCGGGGCGCACGTCGGCTTCCCGGATTTAGCCGGATTTGGCCGTCGGCGGATGCAGATCGACACGCAAACCCTCGCGCACTACGTCACCTATCAGCTCGGCGCGCTCGCGGCGTTTGCCCGCGTGGCGGACTACCCGCTGAGCCACATGAGCTTCCACGGCGCGCTGGGCAACATGGCCGCCGAGGATGAGGCGCTGGCAAGGCCGCTGCTGGCGGCGGTAAAGGCGTTTGACCCGGATCTGATTATCAGCACCACCGCCGCCAACGCGGTGGAGCGCTGCGCCCGCGAGCTGGGGCTGCGCGTGGCCTGCACGTTTCTGGCCGATCGCGCCTACCAGGCCAGCGGCCTGCTGGTGCCGCGCGGAACCCCCGGCGCGGTGATCCACGACCCGCAGCAGGTCAGCCAGCGGGTGATAGATCTGCTGAAAACCGGCTGCGTCACGGCGATTGACGGCACCCGGCTGCCGATGGCGATTTCCTCGATTTTAATGCACGGCGACACGCCCGGCTCGCTGGCGCTGATTGCACAACTGCGGACCGATATCGCCGCACAGGGCGGAGAAATTCGCCCGATATCTAAACATTTTTATTGA
- a CDS encoding amino acid ABC transporter permease: protein MNGSLDFSVILHGQYGQMIVDGVALTLKLAVGSWLLAMILAMVLVVIRLTPLKPLQWLVAAYVSWHRNVPTLIQLMIWYFAVPTLLPESAQIWLNDYNAEFLFSMVALGLCQAAYFSEDIRSGLRATPDGQREAARALGMGYVKSMRLIILPQGIRNALPALINHTVLLFKNTSLAMVIGVADLTYVTREIENYTFRTFEAYLVSTLCYLFFSLLLMAAGAFLAQRFQRVYAR, encoded by the coding sequence ATGAACGGTTCACTTGATTTTAGCGTCATTCTGCACGGCCAGTACGGACAGATGATCGTCGATGGCGTCGCGTTAACGCTGAAGCTGGCGGTGGGTTCCTGGCTGCTGGCGATGATCCTGGCGATGGTGCTGGTGGTGATCCGGCTGACCCCGCTGAAGCCGCTGCAGTGGCTGGTGGCGGCCTACGTTTCCTGGCATCGCAATGTGCCTACGCTGATCCAGCTGATGATCTGGTACTTCGCCGTGCCCACTCTGCTGCCGGAGTCGGCGCAGATCTGGCTGAATGACTACAACGCGGAGTTTCTGTTCTCGATGGTGGCGCTGGGGCTGTGCCAGGCGGCGTATTTTTCCGAAGATATCCGCAGCGGCCTGCGCGCCACGCCGGACGGGCAGCGCGAGGCAGCACGGGCGCTGGGCATGGGCTACGTGAAGTCAATGCGGCTGATTATTCTGCCGCAGGGCATCCGCAACGCGCTGCCCGCGCTGATTAACCACACGGTGCTGCTGTTTAAAAACACCAGCCTGGCGATGGTGATCGGCGTGGCGGACCTCACCTACGTGACCCGCGAAATCGAAAACTACACCTTCCGCACCTTCGAGGCTTATCTGGTGTCGACGCTCTGTTACCTGTTCTTCTCTCTGCTGCTGATGGCCGCCGGTGCGTTTCTGGCACAGCGTTTCCAGCGCGTCTATGCGAGGTAA